One stretch of Nocardia mangyaensis DNA includes these proteins:
- a CDS encoding ATP-binding protein yields the protein MTSFVGRDDDVATARKLLGGTRVLTLTGVGGVGKTRLSRHVGAAVRRAFADGVWLVELAHVTDPDLVASTVARELGLRDDTSEPLTVLTDCLTTADLLLILDNCEHVIGACAALVDRIVPATTGLRILATSRESLGVAGEQVLPVAPLPVPDPERAEFGGPAMRLLVERASAADPAFRQSADNAATLAAICRRLDGIPLALELAALRLRMFTPDQVLARLDDAMGLLTTGLRAAPRRQQTLASAIRWSYDLCTPDEQRLWEQLSVFAGGVDLAAAEAVCQIGAPQTLLGALTGLVDKSVLSYARGADGAGRYTMLEPLRQFAGDRLRARGNEYTVRVGHREFYYRLARRGRSEYWNAADTGWFGDVAREHANLRAALQFSLAEPAGARRALELATDLWPFWEHCHLLLEGYRWLAEALAKNPARTVDRARALAASSAIAAMRSETATAVEFARASAEIAVETGSVQVQAEAEMARAVLVFGTGELREALEIAVTVSVRAGECDHPRVAMEGLAFAAVCALALDDPLAGALAEKLMALSTEHGSHLLGGLAYWAVGTQRRREGDLCGAVAALRRSIELFRLFDRCAWVATSVDGLAWVAAAEGDLARAARLMGAASAVRRGSSQRLAHAMTQLIGQQVREQVQTGLGEQEFGARFAAGAALAVEDAVDYAMETAPVAVTVVEPAGLEVLTRREREVARLIASGHGNRGIAQELVISIRTAESHVDHILTKLGFTSRTQIAAWVSRHTRAGTSR from the coding sequence GTGACCAGCTTCGTTGGTCGCGACGACGATGTCGCGACAGCCAGGAAGCTGCTCGGCGGCACCAGGGTGCTCACCCTGACCGGTGTGGGTGGCGTCGGGAAGACCCGTCTGAGCAGGCATGTCGGCGCGGCGGTTCGGCGGGCGTTCGCCGACGGGGTGTGGCTGGTGGAACTGGCCCACGTCACCGACCCGGACCTGGTCGCCTCGACGGTGGCACGCGAGCTCGGGCTCCGCGACGACACCAGCGAACCATTGACCGTTCTCACCGACTGTCTGACCACCGCCGATCTGCTGCTGATCCTGGACAACTGTGAACACGTGATCGGCGCGTGCGCGGCACTGGTTGACCGGATCGTGCCCGCGACGACGGGACTGCGGATCCTGGCGACCAGCAGGGAATCGCTGGGGGTGGCGGGCGAGCAGGTGCTGCCGGTGGCGCCGCTGCCGGTGCCCGACCCGGAGCGCGCCGAGTTCGGCGGTCCCGCGATGCGGCTGCTCGTCGAGCGCGCCAGTGCGGCGGATCCGGCGTTCCGGCAGAGCGCGGACAACGCCGCGACCCTGGCCGCGATCTGTCGGCGGCTCGACGGCATCCCGCTCGCACTGGAACTCGCGGCGTTGCGGTTGCGGATGTTCACCCCCGATCAGGTCCTGGCGCGTCTCGACGATGCGATGGGCCTGCTCACCACGGGGTTGCGCGCCGCGCCGCGGCGCCAGCAGACCCTGGCCTCGGCGATCCGCTGGAGCTATGACCTGTGCACGCCCGACGAACAGCGCCTGTGGGAGCAGCTGTCGGTCTTCGCGGGCGGTGTCGACCTCGCGGCCGCCGAAGCGGTGTGCCAGATCGGCGCACCGCAGACGCTGCTGGGCGCGCTGACCGGGCTGGTGGACAAATCCGTCCTGAGCTATGCGCGCGGCGCCGACGGCGCCGGGCGATACACGATGCTCGAACCGTTGCGGCAGTTCGCCGGTGACCGCCTGCGGGCGCGCGGGAACGAGTACACCGTCCGTGTCGGTCATCGCGAGTTCTACTACCGGCTCGCCCGCCGTGGGCGCAGTGAGTACTGGAACGCCGCCGACACCGGCTGGTTCGGCGATGTCGCCCGCGAACACGCCAATCTGCGTGCCGCGCTGCAATTCAGTCTCGCCGAGCCCGCCGGAGCCCGGCGCGCCCTCGAGCTCGCGACCGACCTGTGGCCGTTCTGGGAGCACTGCCACCTGCTGCTGGAGGGGTACCGCTGGCTGGCCGAGGCGCTGGCGAAGAACCCGGCGCGCACCGTCGACCGGGCCAGGGCGCTGGCCGCGTCCTCGGCGATCGCGGCCATGCGCTCGGAGACCGCGACGGCGGTGGAGTTCGCGCGGGCCAGTGCCGAGATCGCCGTCGAAACCGGATCCGTGCAGGTGCAGGCCGAAGCCGAGATGGCGCGAGCGGTGCTGGTTTTCGGAACGGGTGAGCTGCGCGAGGCACTCGAGATCGCCGTGACGGTCTCGGTGCGGGCAGGTGAGTGCGATCACCCGCGGGTGGCGATGGAGGGCCTGGCCTTTGCCGCCGTGTGCGCGCTGGCCCTCGACGATCCACTCGCCGGTGCCCTCGCCGAGAAGCTGATGGCGTTGAGCACCGAGCACGGCTCCCACCTGCTCGGTGGGCTCGCCTACTGGGCGGTCGGTACCCAGCGGCGGCGCGAGGGTGATCTGTGCGGTGCGGTCGCCGCGCTACGTCGATCCATCGAGTTGTTCCGGCTCTTCGACCGGTGCGCGTGGGTGGCCACCAGCGTCGACGGTCTCGCCTGGGTGGCGGCTGCCGAAGGCGACCTCGCGCGCGCCGCACGGCTGATGGGCGCGGCATCGGCTGTCCGCCGGGGCAGTTCGCAGCGGCTCGCGCATGCGATGACCCAGCTCATCGGTCAGCAGGTCCGCGAGCAGGTCCAGACCGGGCTCGGCGAGCAGGAGTTCGGGGCCCGCTTCGCCGCGGGAGCCGCGCTGGCGGTCGAGGACGCCGTCGACTACGCGATGGAGACCGCGCCGGTCGCGGTCACCGTCGTCGAACCCGCGGGGCTCGAGGTGCTGACCCGGCGGGAACGCGAAGTCGCGCGCCTGATCGCCAGTGGCCACGGCAATCGCGGGATCGCGCAAGAACTGGTGATCTCGATCCGCACCGCCGAGAGTCACGTGGACCACATCCTCACCAAGCTGGGCTTCACCTCCCGAACCCAGATCGCGGCCTGGGTCAGCCGCCACACCCGGGCCGGTACCTCCCGCTGA
- a CDS encoding TerD family protein: MGVSLAKGGNVSLSKQSPNLTAVAVGLGWDVRSTTGTDFDLDASALVTGPEQKVLSDGHFVFYNNLRSPEGSVEHTGDNLTGEGDGDDEVINVDLAATPPTITNIFFPVSIHDAVARSQSFGQVRNAYIRVVDRATGAELARYDLTEDASSETAMVFGELYRSGAEWKFRAIGQGYASGLAGIARDYGVNI; encoded by the coding sequence ATGGGCGTCAGCCTGGCCAAGGGCGGCAATGTGTCGCTGTCGAAGCAGTCACCGAACCTGACCGCGGTCGCGGTCGGCCTCGGTTGGGATGTGCGTTCGACCACCGGAACCGATTTCGACCTCGACGCCAGCGCGCTGGTGACCGGACCGGAACAGAAGGTCCTCTCCGATGGACATTTCGTGTTCTACAACAACCTGCGTTCGCCCGAAGGCAGCGTCGAGCACACCGGCGACAACCTCACCGGTGAGGGCGACGGTGACGACGAGGTGATCAACGTCGACCTGGCTGCCACACCGCCGACGATCACCAACATCTTCTTCCCCGTCTCCATCCACGACGCCGTGGCACGCTCGCAGTCGTTCGGGCAGGTCCGCAACGCCTACATCCGCGTCGTCGACCGCGCTACCGGTGCTGAACTGGCTCGCTACGACCTCACCGAGGATGCTTCGAGCGAGACCGCGATGGTCTTCGGTGAGCTCTACCGCAGCGGCGCGGAGTGGAAGTTCCGGGCGATCGGGCAGGGTTACGCCTCCGGCCTCGCGGGCATCGCCCGCGACTACGGCGTCAACATCTGA
- a CDS encoding MerR family transcriptional regulator: protein MTEPSIRIGELAARAEVSIRTVDYYTNLGLLTPTERTAGNYRLYAPVDAERIVLIKRLENQGISLEEIATAFTVEASEVATTLARLDDDLRTLHAAADVAPNAMQGLLAVIAGRVHTLVTIALQVPPDVPIL from the coding sequence ATGACCGAACCGTCGATCCGCATCGGCGAACTCGCTGCCCGCGCCGAGGTCAGCATTCGCACCGTCGACTACTACACCAACCTCGGATTGCTGACACCCACCGAACGCACCGCCGGCAACTACCGCCTCTACGCTCCCGTCGACGCCGAACGCATCGTGCTGATCAAAAGGCTGGAGAACCAGGGGATCTCACTCGAGGAGATCGCGACCGCGTTCACCGTCGAAGCGAGTGAGGTCGCGACGACCCTGGCGCGCCTCGACGACGATCTGAGGACCTTGCACGCCGCCGCCGACGTGGCACCCAACGCGATGCAGGGGTTGCTCGCCGTCATCGCGGGCCGGGTCCACACCCTGGTCACGATCGCACTCCAGGTTCCGCCCGATGTCCCGATCCTGTGA
- a CDS encoding aldehyde dehydrogenase family protein, which yields MSDSATPTTDAAELTVHNPASGELVGAVAVSTPQEVAAAAAALRKAQPRWASISAAGRKQWLLKLQDWVLDNTDELADSIQDESGKPRVEAEVEVAFTVDLLGYYARNAAKFLADTAVSPHTPLMRIKKLTTTYTPYPVVGIITPWNFPLAMPASDLVPALAAGAAVLLKPSEVTPLTPLALARGWAEIGAPPVFTVVSGSGATGAAVVDNADFVQFTGSGSTGRRIAVACAERTLPYSLEMGGKDPAIVLADADLDRAANGIAFGALTNAGQLCVSVERVYVEAAVYDEFVNKLVTHVESLRLGRDDRSGNIDVGPLANRAQLDIVTRHVDDALARGARALTGGKATGEGNFFEPTVLVDVDHSMSCITEETFGPTIPVIKVADADEAIRLANDSEYGLSASVWTGNKARGQSIARRLTVGAVNINDATINLFNFALPHGGWGQSGTGYRFGGADGVRKYCRKQAITAPALPTQKTELVWYPYSLKNFGFMRNAMRAAGARGRRRFGR from the coding sequence GTGTCTGATTCCGCAACGCCCACCACCGATGCCGCTGAGCTGACTGTGCACAACCCGGCATCCGGAGAACTGGTCGGCGCCGTCGCCGTGTCGACCCCGCAGGAGGTAGCCGCCGCGGCGGCCGCGCTGCGCAAGGCTCAGCCGCGGTGGGCGTCGATCAGCGCGGCCGGGCGCAAGCAGTGGCTGCTGAAGCTGCAGGATTGGGTGCTCGACAATACCGACGAGCTGGCTGATTCGATTCAGGACGAGTCGGGCAAGCCCCGGGTGGAGGCCGAGGTCGAGGTCGCGTTCACTGTCGATCTCCTGGGTTACTACGCGCGAAACGCCGCGAAGTTTCTCGCCGACACCGCCGTGAGCCCCCACACCCCGCTGATGCGGATCAAGAAGTTGACCACCACCTACACGCCGTATCCGGTGGTCGGCATCATCACGCCGTGGAACTTTCCACTCGCCATGCCCGCCTCCGATCTCGTTCCGGCGCTCGCCGCAGGTGCCGCCGTGCTGCTCAAACCGTCGGAGGTGACCCCGCTGACCCCGCTCGCGCTCGCCCGCGGCTGGGCCGAGATCGGCGCGCCGCCGGTGTTCACGGTGGTCTCCGGTTCCGGCGCCACCGGTGCCGCGGTGGTCGACAACGCGGATTTCGTCCAGTTCACCGGCTCCGGCAGCACCGGGCGCCGCATCGCCGTCGCGTGCGCGGAACGCACGCTGCCCTACAGCCTCGAGATGGGCGGCAAGGACCCGGCGATCGTGCTCGCCGACGCCGACCTCGACCGCGCGGCCAATGGCATCGCCTTCGGCGCGCTGACCAACGCCGGACAACTGTGCGTGTCGGTGGAGCGGGTGTATGTCGAGGCTGCGGTGTACGACGAGTTCGTGAACAAGCTCGTCACCCATGTCGAGTCGCTGAGGCTCGGCCGCGACGACCGCAGCGGAAACATCGATGTCGGTCCGCTCGCCAACCGGGCGCAGCTCGACATCGTCACCCGCCACGTCGACGATGCCCTCGCTCGCGGCGCGCGCGCTCTCACCGGCGGAAAGGCGACAGGCGAGGGGAACTTCTTCGAACCCACCGTGCTGGTCGACGTCGACCATTCGATGTCGTGCATCACCGAGGAGACCTTCGGCCCGACCATCCCGGTCATCAAGGTCGCCGATGCCGACGAAGCGATCCGGCTCGCCAACGACTCCGAGTACGGACTGTCGGCGTCGGTGTGGACGGGCAACAAGGCCCGCGGACAGTCGATCGCGCGGCGATTGACCGTCGGCGCGGTGAACATCAACGACGCCACCATCAACCTGTTCAACTTCGCACTCCCCCACGGTGGTTGGGGACAGTCCGGCACCGGGTACCGATTCGGCGGCGCGGACGGCGTGCGCAAGTACTGCCGTAAGCAGGCGATCACGGCTCCCGCGCTGCCGACGCAGAAGACCGAACTCGTCTGGTACCCGTACAGCCTGAAGAACTTCGGGTTCATGCGGAACGCGATGCGCGCGGCCGGCGCGCGCGGCCGGCGCCGTTTCGGCAGGTGA
- a CDS encoding TetR/AcrR family transcriptional regulator, whose amino-acid sequence MAESIRLLARIRGHDGVERDNADVLNGALAAFLDFGIKRTSMGEVARRGGLSLATLYRRFGGKTDIVQAVGLWQVRHLLEQADASMRRQAEEGASAEDQIVELFVAFALGLRENPLLDRLLATDAATVLPYLTTGGAPVIELGRDFLAEFITRLQEAGKLPAYDPLPVAELVARTALSLVLTKPTVIPLDDEAAARRFARDHIAPGFRPLDMRVAAHEVGSGPG is encoded by the coding sequence ATGGCCGAGTCGATCAGGTTGTTGGCCCGGATTCGCGGACACGACGGTGTCGAACGCGACAACGCCGATGTCCTGAACGGCGCCCTGGCCGCGTTTCTGGACTTCGGGATCAAGCGCACCAGCATGGGGGAGGTGGCCCGCCGTGGCGGGCTGTCGTTGGCGACCCTGTACCGCCGGTTCGGTGGCAAGACCGACATCGTCCAAGCGGTGGGTCTCTGGCAGGTGCGCCACCTGTTGGAGCAGGCCGACGCGTCGATGCGCAGGCAGGCGGAGGAGGGTGCCAGTGCCGAAGACCAGATTGTCGAACTGTTCGTCGCCTTCGCCCTCGGCCTGCGGGAGAACCCGCTGCTCGACCGTCTTCTCGCCACAGACGCCGCCACGGTGCTGCCCTATCTCACCACCGGTGGGGCACCGGTGATCGAGCTCGGTCGTGACTTCCTGGCCGAGTTCATCACCCGCCTGCAGGAGGCGGGCAAGCTCCCCGCCTATGACCCGCTCCCCGTCGCCGAATTGGTGGCTCGCACCGCGCTGTCGCTGGTGCTGACCAAGCCGACGGTCATCCCGCTCGACGACGAGGCCGCAGCGCGCCGGTTCGCCCGCGATCACATCGCCCCCGGGTTCCGTCCGTTGGACATGCGCGTCGCCGCCCATGAGGTCGGCTCCGGGCCTGGTTAG
- a CDS encoding oxygenase MpaB family protein codes for MREVSSVSAPVMAGDPGEVLRCRYGTVEDFDIERFLDGIGAFAGAGANVIVQLANRPVGYGVVESKVESGRADVHPWKRLRTTLTYIAVAMLGTEQDREVYRQAVGSVHRRVRSAPGAEVKYNAFDPELQKWVAVCLCWGVMDTHERLYGPLDKATKEVFVQYGARFGTGLQMKPDMWPADLAAFESYFESGLASMQIDDVVAEYLRKLVGLRNVPRPRQLANFHRFAVTGLLPEPMRAQLYLPWTDGQERRHRLMFRAIGAVYGRLPVRARIEPYSALLRDMRRRHRLGRPLV; via the coding sequence ATGCGTGAAGTTTCATCGGTGAGCGCTCCCGTCATGGCCGGCGATCCCGGCGAGGTCCTGCGGTGTCGATACGGCACTGTCGAGGACTTCGACATCGAGCGATTCCTCGACGGGATCGGTGCCTTCGCGGGGGCCGGTGCCAATGTCATCGTGCAGCTGGCGAACCGGCCGGTGGGGTACGGCGTCGTCGAGAGCAAGGTCGAGTCCGGCCGTGCCGACGTGCATCCGTGGAAGCGACTGCGCACCACGCTGACCTACATCGCGGTGGCGATGCTGGGTACCGAACAGGACCGGGAGGTGTATCGACAGGCAGTCGGTAGCGTCCACCGGCGCGTGCGTTCGGCACCGGGCGCCGAGGTGAAATACAACGCGTTCGATCCTGAGCTGCAGAAGTGGGTCGCGGTCTGCCTGTGCTGGGGAGTCATGGACACCCACGAACGCCTCTACGGGCCACTGGACAAGGCCACCAAGGAGGTCTTCGTGCAATACGGGGCCAGGTTCGGCACCGGATTGCAGATGAAGCCCGACATGTGGCCGGCCGACCTGGCGGCTTTCGAGAGCTACTTCGAATCCGGGCTGGCGAGCATGCAGATCGACGACGTGGTCGCCGAATATCTGCGCAAGCTGGTCGGTTTGCGCAATGTGCCGAGACCGCGTCAGCTGGCCAATTTTCATCGTTTCGCTGTCACCGGTCTGCTGCCCGAACCCATGCGCGCGCAGCTCTACCTGCCATGGACCGACGGGCAGGAGCGGCGGCATCGGCTGATGTTCCGCGCCATCGGAGCCGTCTACGGACGGCTGCCCGTGCGCGCGCGGATCGAACCGTACTCGGCCTTGCTCCGGGACATGCGGCGGCGCCACCGGCTCGGCCGCCCCTTGGTCTGA
- a CDS encoding flavin-containing monooxygenase, whose protein sequence is MRTRTMPSAVIIGTGFGGLGMAMELLRHGFDDLVILERASAVGGVWRENTYPGAGCDIPSPLYSYSYAPKSDWPRRFSGQRDIYAYLRDVARDNGLLERIRFGSEVTEARFDDESGTWTVRTADGFQATTDVLISAVGQLSRPALPAIAGIGSFAGPAFHSAEWNHGIDLTGKRVAVVGTGASAIQFVPAIQPQVAALTLFQRSAAWVLPKPDVEYRPWHHRMFAAVPPVRLAERFAVWALCEFLSLGIADVPAIRGLVTTIAVNHLRKQVTDPHLRAKLTPDYPAGCKRGLFSNDYYPALTQPNVRVETTEIAEVVPTGVKTADGVLHEVDVIIYGTGFKGTEFLWPMKIHGANGRELEEEWQGGARAYHGISVPGFPNMFLVYGPNTNLGVGSIVYMIESQARYIRQALRELSRHPAHTLDVRRVVAEEYDRKLQARLDRTPWGLCSSWYRNAAGRITNNWPGAVVSYRLRTRTLRPERYRLTAAATTIAGQ, encoded by the coding sequence ATGCGCACTCGGACAATGCCGTCCGCTGTCATCATCGGCACCGGGTTCGGCGGCCTCGGCATGGCGATGGAGTTGCTGCGGCACGGTTTCGACGACCTCGTCATCTTGGAGCGGGCCTCGGCGGTGGGGGGCGTCTGGCGGGAGAACACCTATCCGGGCGCGGGGTGCGATATCCCCTCTCCGCTCTACTCGTATTCCTATGCGCCGAAGTCCGATTGGCCCCGGCGGTTCTCGGGTCAGCGCGACATCTACGCCTATCTGCGGGACGTGGCGCGCGACAACGGGCTGCTCGAGCGGATCCGGTTCGGCTCCGAGGTGACCGAGGCCCGGTTCGACGATGAGAGCGGCACTTGGACCGTGCGCACCGCCGACGGTTTCCAGGCGACCACCGACGTGCTGATTTCCGCGGTCGGCCAGCTGTCGCGGCCCGCGCTGCCCGCCATCGCGGGCATCGGCTCGTTCGCCGGGCCCGCGTTCCACTCCGCGGAGTGGAACCACGGCATCGATCTGACGGGCAAACGGGTAGCCGTCGTCGGCACCGGTGCCAGCGCGATCCAGTTCGTGCCCGCGATTCAGCCGCAGGTAGCGGCACTGACGCTGTTCCAGCGCTCGGCGGCGTGGGTGCTGCCCAAGCCCGATGTCGAGTACAGGCCATGGCATCACCGGATGTTCGCGGCGGTCCCGCCGGTCCGGCTCGCCGAACGGTTCGCGGTCTGGGCGCTGTGTGAGTTCCTGTCACTGGGCATCGCCGATGTCCCCGCGATCAGGGGCCTCGTCACCACGATCGCGGTGAATCACCTGCGCAAGCAGGTCACCGACCCGCACCTGCGTGCGAAACTGACGCCCGACTACCCGGCCGGCTGCAAGCGTGGGCTGTTCTCCAACGACTACTACCCGGCGCTCACCCAACCGAACGTGCGGGTGGAGACGACCGAGATCGCCGAGGTCGTGCCGACCGGGGTGAAAACCGCTGACGGCGTGCTGCACGAGGTCGACGTGATCATCTACGGAACCGGTTTCAAGGGCACCGAATTCCTGTGGCCGATGAAGATCCACGGCGCGAACGGACGCGAGCTCGAGGAGGAATGGCAGGGCGGTGCCCGCGCCTACCACGGGATCTCGGTGCCCGGATTCCCGAATATGTTCCTGGTGTACGGGCCCAATACGAACCTGGGCGTCGGCTCGATCGTCTACATGATCGAATCGCAGGCCCGCTATATCCGTCAGGCGCTGCGGGAACTGTCCCGGCATCCGGCGCACACCCTCGATGTCCGGCGTGTGGTCGCCGAGGAATACGACCGGAAGCTGCAGGCACGGCTGGACCGGACGCCGTGGGGCCTGTGCTCGAGCTGGTACCGCAATGCCGCGGGCCGGATCACCAACAATTGGCCGGGCGCGGTCGTGAGTTACCGGCTGCGGACCCGAACACTGCGCCCCGAGCGCTACCGCCTGACGGCCGCCGCGACAACGATTGCGGGCCAGTGA
- a CDS encoding AraC family transcriptional regulator produces MRARQEPEVDTWDFPRGLASVAVMTRFAVEHGADATSILADTGLSEADLDSADRQIEARTELLVVRNLLRELGARPALGIEVGRSYRISSFGIYGYAWITSPTLGEAISLALRYFQLSFAFCTPVVEVHDQQMIARIRHDRIPDDVRQFLVERDTFAMHRVLGDLLGRPVDIHHARFAFAEPDHGDRIASILGVHPRYGQPETSISITAETMNQPLPQANQATLTLCLAQCGELIDRRSTRTGIAADVRDHLLAGSATTGIAVPRPLDAVARELGITGRTLRRHLAADGTSYRVLLDEARRGLAEDMLAATALSVEEIAARLGYTEAGPFIRAFKRWTATTPAAYRRTRR; encoded by the coding sequence ATGCGCGCCCGCCAGGAGCCCGAAGTGGACACGTGGGACTTCCCGCGGGGTCTGGCCAGCGTCGCCGTGATGACACGGTTCGCCGTCGAGCACGGGGCCGACGCCACCTCGATCCTCGCCGATACCGGCCTGTCCGAGGCCGACCTCGACTCCGCCGATCGCCAGATCGAGGCCCGCACGGAACTCCTGGTGGTCCGCAACCTCCTGCGCGAACTCGGAGCCCGGCCTGCCCTCGGCATCGAGGTGGGCCGCAGCTATCGCATCAGCTCCTTCGGCATCTACGGCTACGCCTGGATCACCAGCCCCACCCTGGGCGAGGCGATATCCTTGGCGCTGCGCTACTTTCAGTTGAGCTTCGCGTTCTGCACACCGGTCGTGGAAGTCCATGACCAGCAGATGATCGCCCGGATCCGCCACGATCGGATACCCGATGATGTACGGCAATTCCTCGTCGAGCGCGATACCTTCGCGATGCATCGGGTGCTCGGCGACCTACTCGGCCGGCCGGTGGACATCCACCATGCACGGTTCGCGTTCGCAGAGCCCGACCATGGGGATCGCATCGCCTCGATCCTGGGCGTACACCCCCGATACGGGCAACCCGAAACCAGTATCTCGATCACCGCGGAAACCATGAATCAGCCACTGCCGCAGGCGAATCAGGCCACCTTGACGCTGTGTCTCGCGCAATGCGGAGAGCTGATCGACCGCCGGAGCACCCGTACCGGGATCGCGGCCGATGTTCGCGACCACCTACTGGCAGGCAGCGCCACCACGGGGATCGCGGTACCACGGCCGCTGGACGCGGTCGCCCGCGAACTCGGCATCACCGGCCGCACCTTGCGGCGACATCTCGCCGCGGACGGGACCAGCTACCGCGTCTTGCTCGACGAGGCGCGACGCGGCTTGGCCGAGGACATGCTGGCCGCCACCGCGCTGTCGGTCGAGGAGATCGCCGCACGGCTCGGCTACACGGAGGCAGGCCCTTTCATCCGCGCCTTCAAACGCTGGACGGCCACCACTCCGGCCGCCTACCGCCGCACCCGGCGCTGA